The following nucleotide sequence is from Candidatus Polarisedimenticolia bacterium.
TGCGTGCCATCCCGGGACAGGACCGCCTGCCGGCCTTCGCCTTCGAAGCGAATCTCGCTCAGAATCCGGGCGGGAACGGGCCCGTCTCCGATTGCGATCAGGACTGCGACTCCCTCGGCGTGCGGGCGCCGCGCTCCTTTCGACGCCCGCCCATCGGGGGGGCCGGGCGCGGCCAGGGCAGGAAGGACGAGGCAGCTCCTGCCGTCTTCGGAGACCGCCATGTCGTTGACGGTCATCCGGTCAATCCGCGCCAGCGCGGCGGGCAGGGGACCGAGCCCGGGGGCCCCGGCGCTCCAGGAATACAGCCGGCCGTCGGGGCCGAGCACCAGGGACACGGAACCCCCGGGGATGGCTCCGGAACGGCCAGGGGGCTCCCCGGCGGGGGCGCCCGCGGCGGGCATGGCGTGCAGGGCCAGCGCCACGCCCAGGACGAGCGCCGCGGCGGCTGTTCTGCATGAACGCCGCACGGGGGGCCGCATTACCGGTTGCACCGTCCTGCCTCTCACGCTACAATCTGCGGACTTTCGCACAGGAGAGGGCCTCGCTCATGCAGAGTCTGTTCGACGACCCAGTTGAGGATATCAAGCTTCCCGACGAGAAGCCAAAGCGCAATTATAAAAAGCTCGTCCTGCTCCTGGGCGGCGTCCTGGTCGCGGCCGGACTGGGGGTCGGCGGGTACTTTGGTTACTTCGCGATGTTCCCGAAGAAGCTGACCGAGCGCCCGATCCCGATGAACATGGAGAAGCTGCTGGTCGAGCTGAAGACGGCGCGCGACTCGATCGACAGCGAGACCCGCGACATCTACGGTCGCATCCAGCAGTTCAATTCGAAGATGGAGACCATCGGCCGCAAGCCGGTCTCCTTCTCGCAGGTCTTCCTCCAGGGGCTCAGCGCCGAGGAGGAGCAGGCCCTCGACGAGCTGGTGCGCAACGAGAAGGACCCCTCGTACCGCGGGATCCTGGGGCAGGTCGTCGAAGACATGAAAAAGATTCGCGACCTGCAGAACAAGGTGTCCCAGCTCGAGACGCTCCTCCCCGGTGACGGGGTCGTGGTGAAGCCGGGAGACACCCATATGAAGCTGGCGATCCAGTACTTGGCGAAGGAGAAGGGGGTCCCGGAGAGCCGGGCCAAGGAGCTGGTCTCCCGCCTGAACATCCTCGAAACCGGCATGGACAAGGGGATGAAGGTGCACTTCTACTACGATCCGGCGAAGGACTTCTTCGGGACCTGGGTGGAGCAGGGGGACGCCAAGCGCAGCCCCCTCGCCCTGGTCCGCGCCAAGGAGATGAAGCTGATCCAGGAGCGCGAGGTGGCCGTCGCCAAGGCGACCAACCTGGAGGGGGAGAAGGCCATCCTGGAGGAGATGCGCGACAATCTCCAGAAGGAGATCGAGGCGCTCGAGACCAAGAAGGCGCAGCTCGAATCGACCGTCTCCCAGCTCGAGATGGAGAAGGGCAAGGCCGAGGAGAACTACCGGGTCACCAGCGCCAAGCTGTCCGAGCACCAGAACTCGGTCTGGTACGACGCCGATCTCGAGGAGCGCCTGCGCGCCCGGGGTGTCTTGAAGACCGTCAACAAGGTGGAGAACATCGGCGAGGTGAAATTCGCCAACAACATCGACCTGACCAAGACGAAATCGATCACCCTCAAGCCCAGCCAGTTCGGCATCGACCACATCCGGGACGTGCGGGTCGTCCCGACCTTCCTCAAGGAAGGGCGCGACATCGGCGTCCGCTTCGCCGAGGACGGCACCGTGGAGGTCACCGTGCTGAACGAGTCGGCCCTCAGGGGCCAGAAGATCCTCTTCGTCGTCGCCCAGTAGCCCGGGAACCGGGTCCTTGCCCGGTCCTGGACCGGATTTCTCACCGTAGAGGTGGGGGCCGCTCCCTAGGCTCGCACACCTGCCCGGGGTGATCGCGCTCGGTGTGCTTGCGATCGACGCGGTCGCGATCGACGCGAATCGCCATGGCGCGTGCGGCGCGCATCAGGCTTTGCGCGTGACAAAAAATCTCTAACTTTTCGCTTGCAATCCAATTGAATTACGCTATATTTACACTATGCGTTCCGCCGCCGCTTTGCGTGCATCGCATCATTCTTTGTACCCGCCCGCCGATCGCCCACGCGACGATCACCCGCCCATCGACCTCGCGCGCGCCGACCTTCCACGCGCGGATCTCGCGCGCATCCAGCCGGCGAAAATCGCGGCCCCGCGCCGCTTCGTCTGCAGGGAGGATGCGCCGGCCTATCACGTCCAGTCCGGCAACGACCCGGCTGCTGACACCCCGGCCGCTGACACCCCGGCTGCTGACACCCCGGCCGCATCAGCCTCGAGCGCCTACCCGGTCGAGCGGTCTCTTCGCCAGGCCGACGCCCTGGCGCTGTCGCTGCGGGCCGGGCTCGATCGCATCGCGATTCCCCTGGCGCGTGCGGCGGCCGCGTTCGTGCAGCGGCAGGCCTGGTCCGATTTCGGCTTCGCCCGGGTGGAGGATCATGCCCGCGAGCGATTCGGACGCTCGGGCCGGTGGGTAAAGGACTGCGCCTAGCTCGGGCGCGCTCTCAAGGCTCTCCCGCATTTGGCCGATGCCCTGACGGGAGACGACGGCGGCCGTTCCCTCGGGCGCGTGGCGGCGCTTCTCGTCGCCCGGATCGCGTCCGCCGATTCTCTGGCTGTCTGGGTCGCTCTGGCGCGGCGCGTCCCTATCCGCGCGCTGCGGGATTCGGTCCGGGCGGCGCGCGCCGCCGGGTCGGACTGGCCGGCGGATGGAGGGGCCCGAACTTTGGATAGCGAAGCCTCGCCCGAGGACGACACACAGCGAGCCGCGGATACCGAGGGCCCGCCCGATGACGGGCTGGACGATCTCTCCGACCGCGCCCTTGTGACTATCCCCCTGCCGTCCCCGCTCCTGGCGGCGTTCGACGAGGTGGTCGACTTGTACCGCTGCGTCGAGGGGCGCGAGGCGAGCGTGACCTCCTTCGTCGAGGCGCTGGTGGGGGAAGCCTGCTCCGCCGGCTTCCCGCCCGACGCCGATTGCCAGCCCATGAAGGTGTCCCCCGATCCCGCGGTCGTGGAGACCGCCCTGGCGCGCTCGACCGACAACTGGAGCCACCTGCCTTCGACTTCCCCCGCCTCCTGGTCCCTGGCGCTGGCGGGAGTCAGCCTGGCGCGTCTTCGGGATGTCGAGAGCGTCGCGGGGACCGGTGGCGCGGCCGAGCTCGACGGCCAGATCCTCGCCTTGCTGGTTCTCGAAGAAGAACTTGTCGCCCGCCTGGCGATGGTGCTGACCGACCTGGCCGAGCGCGGCGCCTGGTCGCTCCTCCGCTTCGCGGGCGTCGGGCACTACGCCGAAGAGCGCCTTGGCGTCTCGCGCACCTCGGCGGAGGACCGGGTCCGGGCGGTCCGCTCGCTGCGGCAGTTCCCGGTCCTGCGCGCGGCCTGCGAAGCGGGTCGCATCGGCTTCGAGGCGACGCTTCTCATTCTGAAGATTCTCGGCCGCGGCCCGGTTGCGGCCGACCTCGAGCGGGCCTGGGTCGCGCGGGCCGAAGAGGCCACCGTGAAGCGTCTCCGGGATGAAGCCCGGGCGCTCGGGCGCACCCGCTCGCTTCGCGCCGCCGGGCTCGCGGGGGCGGTCCGGCCGGAGCCGCTGGACGACGCCGCGTGGCACGAGTCGCTGCGCCGCGAGTCGGGGACCGCGCGCGAGCGGGTGCAGCGCTTCGGGACCGCGGCCGCCGAGCGACCCAGCCCGGACGTTTTCCTCCGCCTCCGCCTGCCGCACGAGCTCGCCGGTGATTTCCTCGGCGTCATCGAAGCATTCCGGGAACGGCTGTCGAAGACGACCGACTCGGTCCCCTGGGACGAGCCGTGGCCGGATGCTCACGCCGCCCCGTCCATGGTGGCAGCCCGGACGTTTTCCGTCCGCTCCCGCCGCCTGCCGGCCTGGGTCGGCCTCCTGGCTCTCCTCGAGGACTTCGTCCACACCTGGGACCCGCCACACCGCATTGCCGGCGCCTCGGCCAGCGCCCGCGCAGGCGCCCCGAAGCGCCCCGGCGATCCGGTCTATTCCCGCGCCGGATGGCGCTGCAGCGCCCCCGGCTGCACCTCGCGGAAGAACCTGGACGACCATCACGTCGTCTATCGCTCGCGGCGTGGCGGCAACGGGCTCGACAATCGCATCTGCGCGTGCCGCTTCCACCACTACCTGGGAGAGCACGGCGAGCTGGCGTCCTGCTGCGGCAAGGCGCCGCTCGGCATCCTGTGGAGGCTCGGGAAGAAGGACGTCGGGGTCTGGTACCGTAACGAGCGGAGGGTTGACGCGCCGACTCCTGAATTCAGGCCGGGTCGCACTCGCGCGACATGCGATCCGAATGAAGTGCTGAGAAATCCCGGCTAGGGTCCGAGAGGCTCCCACGCATGGCCGGTGAGCGCCACGTAGCGCTCGGCCAGGAGGCGTCCTCTCTCCGGGTCGCTCCCCGCCGACTCGAGCTCACCGAGGAACCCGATCGCCCAGGGGCGGTCGGGGTGCGTCTCGAGGTAGTCCTCCAGGATGGCCGCCGCCGCGCCGCGGTCCCCCGCGAGGGCGCGGGCCCGCGCGAGGAGGGGCGGGACCTCGTCGTTGGCGGGATCGAGCGCCCGGGCATCCTCGAGGAGCGCAATCAGGCGGTCGGGCGGCGTGAAGCTCCACCCGCTCCGCGCCTGCGCCAGCCTGTCCGCCGCTTTGCGCGCGGCGTCCGGCTCGAGACGGCGGCGCTCGGCGGCCTCCTCCGGCCGGCGTCCCGCGCGCCCGAGCGCGTCCGCCAGGAGCGTGCGGGCCGCGCGGTCGGCGGGATGGGCTCTCAGGTGCTCCCGCAGCGGCGCCACGGCCGCGTCCGAATCGCCGCTCAGGTGGAGCGCCGCTCCGAGCAGGTACGCGAAGTCGTCGAACTCCGTGTCCCCCGCCACGGCTCCGGCCACCCCGTTGTTCCAGCGCGCCGGCGCGAGGGGAGTCAGGACGAGCAGGGCGGCGCCGGGATCGCCCAGGCGCAGGAGACTCTCCCCGAGGCGGAGGCGCGCCGTCCGATCGTCCGGGTCCCGATCGAGCAGAACCTGCGCGTGCCGGCGCACCGCGGGCCAGTCTGCCGCAGTTCTCCCGAGCTCGAGAAGGGCGCGCCTGAGGCCCGCGTCCTGCGGGAAATCGCGGGCCGCGGCGGCGAGCCATGCGCGGGCCTCGTCCTGCCGATCGGCCAGCCCCAGCGCCTCGCCCGCGGCCCGCGCGGCCAGGGGATTCCGCTTCAGGGCCAGGGAGCGCCCGGCATAGACCCCGGCGACGTCGGGGTAGCCCTGCGCCACCGCCGCGGCGGCCAGCCGGGCCCAGAACAGGCTCTGGAGCCCCTGATCCATCGGCAGCCGGACCTGCCGCGCGATGCCGGTCGTGCCGTCCGCGAACATCGAGGCCAGCTCGCGCGCCTGCGCCTCCTGTTCCGCCTTGCGGCGGGACAGCATGCGCAACGGGGCGGCGAACTCGATCCGCATGTTGTCGTCGGTGTTCGCCGGCCCCCGCCCGAGGCGGGCGCGCAGCTCCTGGCCGCCGACCCAGTAATGCGCCAGGAGATCGTCGGGAGTGCGGATGCCTATCCGCTCGAGATCGGCGAGGACGCGCGGATTGGCGTGCCTGAGGATGGCGTCGAGGGGGAACGGGGCGCGGCCGTTCGTGCCGATGACGATGGCGTCGGAGGCGATCCGGAAGACGTGCACTCCGGGGAAGACCGAGGCGAACCCCCTCAGGATCGATCGGAAGTCCTCGGCCGTCAGCTCGTACAGCTGCACCCACTGGCAGAACACGCCATCGGGGCCCAGGCGCGAGCGGGCCAGGCTGAAGAAATCGCGGGTGAAGAGGCTGGCGGCTCCCGCCACCCAGGGGTTGGACGGCTCGGAGATGATCACGTCGTAGGGCTCCCGGCTCAGCAGCAGGTGGTTGCGCGCGTCGTTCACCACCAGCCGGACGCGCGGATCCCGAAGGGGCGCGCCGCTCTGGGCGTCGAAGAACCGGCTCCCCTCGACGACCGCGCTCTCGAGCTCGACGCAGTCGATGGCGCCCGCCGGATGGCTGAGTGTCGAGCCGAGCGTCACGCCGCTTCCCAGCCCCACGACCAGCACGCGCTCGGCCCGCGGAGCGAGGAGCATCGGGACCTGGGCCACCAGCACCTGGGTCGGGAGATCGCCCGCCCGAGCGGCCTTCATCCATGGGAACGGCTCGGCGAGGCCGGGAGGCACCGAGGCGTCCGGCTTGCCGTTGACCAGGAGGCTCAGCGCCTTGGTCGTGCGGAAGACGGTCACCGTGCAGGTCAGCCCCTCCTTGAAGAGCAGGATCTCGCCGTGGTTGGCCTTCACTTCCTCCTGGAACCGGCGCCGGTCCACGCCCCGGTATCGATCGGCGTAGCGGAACACGCCGCTGGACAGGATCTCGGGAGGCAGGGCCGGCGACGCCAGGATGGCGTTGGCCACGAAGGCGGCGACAGCACAGACGAACAGGATGCGGAGCCTGGCGGCCGGGGCCGGTCGCGCCGCGAGGAGGCCCCAGAGCGCCAGGAGCGCGCTCGTCACGATCCCCGCCAGGATCGTCCCGCGGCTGCCGAGGCGGGGGACGAGCCAGAAGCCGGCAAGGAGCGATCCCGCGATGGCGCCGAGCGTGTTCCAGGCATAGGCACGGCCGACCACACGGGGGGCCCCTTCGCGCGAGAGGCTCAGGCCGCCGAGCGTGATCGGGAACATCGCCCCCAGCGCAAGAGTCGGGAGGATCATGACCCCGGCGGCCAGCGCCAGCTGCACGCCCACGAGCCCCCTGGCCGAGGGCTGCAGCCGATCGTGCGCCAGGACGTAGAGGTACGGCAGCTCGCGGACGAGATAGAGCCCCAGGTACGTCGTCAGGGCGACGAGCACCTGCGCCAGCGAGGCCGCGAGCAGCACGGGTGCGCCCCTCTTCATGAGCCGCGCTCCGATCCACGCCCCCGATGCGAGACCGAGCAGAAAGGTCGTGAGCATGATGGTATACGAGTACGTCGAGGAACCGAGGACCAGGACCAGCAGGCGGCTCCAGGCGACCTCGTAGGCCATGGCGGTCGCTCCCGAGATCGCATAGAGGGCGATGAGGGTGCGGTCGGCCCGCGCGCCGTCCGACCCGACCCCCGCCGCCTGCCGCACGCCGTCCGCCGCCGGTCCGGGTTCTGCGCCGCGGCGTTCCGCGTCCCCCGGATCCGGGCCGCGCCGGAATCGCGCCACCAGGATCGCCCCTCCGGCGGCCAGGAGGTTGAGCCCGACCGCGAGCCATTCCGTCCGTCTCAGTCCGATGGAAGGAAGCAGGACGAGCCCGGCGGCGGCGCTGCCGAGGACCGCCCCGAAGGTGTTCGCGGCGTAGAGAAAGCCGATCCGCCTGCCCGTCTCGGCCCGGCCCCCGGCGGCGGCCACGCGGCTGGCCAGGGGGAGCGTCGCCCCCATCAGGGCCGTCGGCAGCAGCAGGACCGACCCGCACAGTGCCAGTCGCCCCAGGCTGAACAGCGCGAACGATTCGTGGAAGTGCGTCCAGCTCAGGCGGTACAGGGGAACGAGACCCTGGAGGAGGACCGGGACCAGGAGCCCGGAAACGCCGATGAGGCACTCGATGACGGCATAGACGTGGAGAGGCTGGAAGCGCTCCAGCCGGTGCGCCCCCCGGCCCATCCAGGCGGAGCCGCAGGCGAGCCCTCCCATGAACGCGGCCAGGACGGTCGCCACCGCGAACGAGGTCGCCCCGAAGACCAGCTCGAGCGATCGCATCCAGGCGACCTCGTAGATGAGCCCGCTGGTCCCCGACACGACGAGACAGAGCATGAACCCGACGAAGGGAAAGGGAAGCGATCCAATCCGGGGGGTCTTCACCCCGCCGGGTGGTGGCTCCGCGGCCTCGGACTGGGGCCGGGACAGGGGAATGGCGGCGCGCCCTGACATGGCACACGTCAATTTAATGATTCTTGTGCCGTAGTCCAGCCCGTCAGGCGGAGTTCGTGCCCGCCCCCGGCCCCTCGAGCCGGCGCAGGGAGCGCCCGAGCCAGGTCAGAAACACGCTCGACGACACCGAGGAGGCGATGACGAGCCCGCCCAGGAGACCGTAGAGCGGCTCCACCGAGAGGGCGGCCGCCGCCCTCATCCCCAGGAAGGCGCAGGGGATCGTCAGGAGGAGGTAGCGGAAGACCGCCATGGTCAATCCGGGCCGGCCGCGCTGCAGGCCTTCGAACGCCGGCCGGCACAGGACGAATGGAACCATGACGAGGCAGGCCAGCGGACAGAAACGCAAGGCGACGGTGGCCAGCTCGGCGGTGCGCGCCGACTCGGCCAGGGCGCGGGCGAGGCGCGGGCCGCCCAGGAGGAGCGCCGGAGTCACCACGGCGACGCAGTAGAGGGCCGCCGCCAGCGTGATCTGACGCATCCCCTTCCTGATCGCCTCGATGGCCCCTTCTCCGAAGCGCCGCGCCACGAACGGCAGGACCGCGACGGCCGAGGCGATGATCGGCATGGCGGCGAACTGCAGGACGCGCGAGAAGATCCCGTAGGCCGCGATCGACTCGGTGGCCCCCGGCTGGCGGGCCAGGAGCCAGTTGACCAGGGCCGTCTCCACCGCCATCAACCCGTAGGTCAGGACCGCCGGCACGGCGAGCGACATCAGCGAGCGCAGGGGAGCCGGGTCCCGGGCCGGGTCGCTGTCGAGGCCGCTCGCCTGCCGCGCCGCCTCGTGCGCCGCGGCCTTGCGCAGCGCGTACACCAGCCCGCCGAGCCTGCCCAGGACGGTCGACAGGGCGATCCCGAACACGCCCCAGTGGAAGACGAACAGGAAGATGGCGTTCAGGCCGACGTTGATCAGATTCGACCAGATGCCGGCCCACATCGTGGAGCGGGTGTCGTGGTGCGCCTTGATGATGGAATCGGGGATGATCGACCAGAACGAGGTGAAGGCCGAGCCGCCGATGAGCACGGAGCCGTAGATCGAGAACTGCCGCGCCAGGGCGGGGTCGAGCCCCATCCGGTAGGCGCCGAAATAGATGTACAGGGCGATCGCCGAGAACACCGGCACCAGCGTCCAGACGGTGCGGCGCGACACCGCGAGGATCTGCTCGATGCGCGCTCCCTGCCGGCGCCCCATCGCCTGCGACAGGTTCGCCGTCAAGCCGGTGGACAGCCCCACCCAGCAGGCGATCATCAGAATCTCGTAGGGGAACGACAGGCCGCCGACCGCGGCGATGGCCGCGTCCCCGAGAGTGGCGGCGAACGCCAGGTCCACGAAGGTGAACAGCGATCGCATCTGGAAGGACAGGATGAGCGGCGCGGCCATCTTCAAGATGGACGAGGGGGCGTGCCCGGCGGCTCGGCCGGAGCGGCTGTCGGGGGATGTCATCGGGACGGTCCGAGGCTCCGCGAAGGCCCGTCATTCTAACAGAGACGACGGGCATCGTCCGAGCCAAGGAATTACAATGACCCGGGAGGATGCATGGAGGAGCGGCGACTGACCCGTCTGCGGATGTTCGCCGACTGGCGCCCCTTCGTCTCGCTGCTCCACCGCCCGCCCGGGGAGAAGCGGTTCCTCCTCCTGGTGCCCCTGACCGGGGTCGTGACCGGACTCGCCTCCGTGGCGCTCATCCGCCTGCTCGGGCTCTTCCAGGGGCTCTTCTGGGGCTCGCGTCACGAAATCCTCGAGCACGCCCTGGCCCTGCCGCTGTGGCACCGCTTCCTCGTCCCGACCCTGGGCGGGGCGATGATCGGGCTCATCGTCTTCATGACCCGCGAGCCGGTCGGCGGGCACGGCACGACCGCCCTCATCGAGGCGGTGGCGCAGCGGGGCGGAGTCCTGCATCTCGGCCGGAGCCTCCTGAAGGCGGCCGCGACCATCATCACGGTCGGGACCGGCGGCTCGCTCGGGCGCGAGGGACCGCTGATCCGCGTCGGCGCGGCCCTCGGCTCGGTCCTCGGCCGGCGCTTCCACCTCGCCGGCAACCGGCTGAACATCCTGCTCGGCTGCGGGGCCGCGGCCGGCATCGCGGCCGCCTACAACGCGCCGATCGGCGGGGCGCTGTTCGCGCTCGAGGTGATTCTCGGCAACTTCGCCCTGGAAAGCTTCGGCCCGATCGTCGTCGCCGCGGCCATCGGCACGGTCATCTCGCGCCATCTGATCAGCGCCTATCCGGCGTACCACCCGCCCGACTACAGCACCCTGACCAGCGGCTGGGAGCTCTGGCACTACCTCTTGATGGGGATCCTCATCGGCGTCGCCTCCTCGCTGTTCATCCTGGCGCTCCGTGGCGCGGAGAAGGGCTTCAAGCGGCTGCCGCTTCCGGAATGGGCGAAGCCGGTGGCGGGGTTCGCGCTGCTCGGCCTGATCGGCGCCTTCGTTCCGCACGTGTTCGGCAACGGCTACGACACCACGAACCACGTCCTGCTCGACGACGGTGTGGTGCCGCTCAGTCTCGTGATCGTGCTGCCGCTCCTGAAGCTCGCGGCGACCGCCCTCACCGCGGGGTCGGGCGGCTCGGGGGGCCTGTTCACGCCGACCCTGTTCATCGGGTCGACGCTCGGGTACGTCTACGGCGCCTGGTGCCACGAGTCGTTCCCGCTCGCGACCTCGGTCCCGGGCGCCTACGCCCTGGTCGGGATGGGGGCGATGATCGCGGGGACCACGCAGGTGCCCCTCACCTCGATCATGATCATCTTCGAGCTGACCGGCGATTACGAGGTCATCCTGCCGCTCATGGTCGCCTGCACCGGTGCGGTGGTCGTGTCACGGCTCCTGCACCGCGAGTCGATCTACACCGAGTCCCTGATCGAGCGCGGCGTCCGGCTGGGCGGCAGGATGGAGGAGCTGGTCATGGACACCATCCAGGTGCGCGATCTCATGCGCTCGGCCTGCGCTCCGGTGAACGAGCTGGAGAGCGTGGGGGTGGTCATGAAGCGGCTGCTCGAGGAGGGCCGGAAGGAGCTGTTCGTCGTCGGCGAGGACGGCCGCCTGCTGGGAGCGATCACGCTGGGGGACCTCTCCGAGCCCCTGCGCAATCCCGAGGCGGCGCAGACGCTGCGCGCCCGGGACGTCATGTACACGGACGTGCCGGTGCTGCGCGAGGGCGATCTCCTGTCCGTGGCGATCGGCCGCTGGAAGCAGGTCAGCCGCGATCGGCTCCCGGTCGTCGACTCGCCGGAATCGCGCCGCTTGGTGGGGGAGCTGTCGGCGGGGGACATCATCGCGGTCTACAGCCAGGAAGTCCTGCACAAGGAGGCCCGCCTGGCGCGCTTCGATCGCCGCGGGCCGGGCGAGCGCCCCCAGACGACCTTCGTCGAGCTGCCGGGCGAATACGTCGTCGCCATGGTCATGCTGCCCGAGTCCTTCCCCGGGATGACGTTGCGCGAGCTGGGCGCCCGCCAGCGCTTCGGAGTGAACATCATCGAGCTGAAGCGGGCCCTCCCCGGCGGCCGGGAGCGCCGCATCATGCCCGACCCGAACACCGAGCTGAAGCCGGGGGATGGCCTCATCGTGGTGGGCCGCCCCGCGGAGATCGCCCGCCTGGGCGATCCGATCTCCCTGGCGGAGATCGCCGCGGCGCACCAGGTTCCGGCCCCTCCAGATACCTCTCGTCCCCCGGGTGGTTGAGGGTCCAGTAGGCCAGCCGCTGCGTCCACTTCAGGCGGTAGCCGCTCCCGTCCGGGCGATCCCACGCCACGAGGACGTACGGGTAGTCGCGCGAGGTCCAGAAGAGCTCGGGCGGCCCCTCGGTAGCCTGCAGCTCCCAGCGCAGGGCGCGGAACGCTCCGGCCGGAACCTGCACCCGCTCCTCGGCGGCCGCCTTCAGGGTCGCGGGCCGGACCTCGGGTGGCGCGCCCCGGCTGTCGATCTGGGACGGCACGATCCGGAGGGGGAGGGCCGTTCCCGGCGCCTGGGGCAGCGATCGGATCCACAGGGGGAGCGCGTCGTAGAAGACGACGTCCTCTCCGGCCGGAATTCCGTAGGTCGCCTCCGCCTGGCCGTCCCAATACGTATGCACGTGCAGCGCGCGACCGCCGGCCCGCCGCGTGTATTCCTTGTAGGTGTTGCCGCACCACTCGTTGGAGGTGAGCGACAGCTTCACCAGCTCCATGGTGCCCCGGTCGAAGAACGCCGAGGCCATCTGATGATAGCTGTAGATCCCGGTCTGGTAGTTGATGACATGGTTCAGCTTCAGGACAGGGAAGAGGTCGGCAGGGTCGTGTCCGGGGTCCGCCTTCACCATCTGCCGTTTCGAAAAGTCCTCCTTCACGACGATCAGATAGGCGGTCAGCCGGCGCGGCGCGCCATAGCGGCGCACCGAGGCCTCATAGGCGTCGATCTCGGCGCGCCCGTCGTCCCAGAGAGCGCTCGCGGCGAACGCCTCCGGGCCGGCCGCCGCCATGGCGGGGACCGGCGCGGCGGGGGGAGATCCGCCTGCCGCGTGGCCGGCGGGGACGCTTCCCGGGCAGGCGGCGCTCGCGGCCGCCAGGGCGAGCAGGAGGACCGCGGGCGCCAGGCCGGCTTCCAGGGACCGCCCTCCGTCTCTCATGGCCCAGAGTGTACCCGATGGGAAAATGCCCGAGAACCGTGGAGGTGGCTGGCGGCTGAGTCAGGGGGCAACCGGGAGCCTGCCCCAGTTCTCTCTCCAGGCGAGGACCTCTTCTTCGCGGTAGCGCCTGGACGCCAGGCCCAGCGC
It contains:
- a CDS encoding fused MFS/spermidine synthase, producing MKTPRIGSLPFPFVGFMLCLVVSGTSGLIYEVAWMRSLELVFGATSFAVATVLAAFMGGLACGSAWMGRGAHRLERFQPLHVYAVIECLIGVSGLLVPVLLQGLVPLYRLSWTHFHESFALFSLGRLALCGSVLLLPTALMGATLPLASRVAAAGGRAETGRRIGFLYAANTFGAVLGSAAAGLVLLPSIGLRRTEWLAVGLNLLAAGGAILVARFRRGPDPGDAERRGAEPGPAADGVRQAAGVGSDGARADRTLIALYAISGATAMAYEVAWSRLLVLVLGSSTYSYTIMLTTFLLGLASGAWIGARLMKRGAPVLLAASLAQVLVALTTYLGLYLVRELPYLYVLAHDRLQPSARGLVGVQLALAAGVMILPTLALGAMFPITLGGLSLSREGAPRVVGRAYAWNTLGAIAGSLLAGFWLVPRLGSRGTILAGIVTSALLALWGLLAARPAPAARLRILFVCAVAAFVANAILASPALPPEILSSGVFRYADRYRGVDRRRFQEEVKANHGEILLFKEGLTCTVTVFRTTKALSLLVNGKPDASVPPGLAEPFPWMKAARAGDLPTQVLVAQVPMLLAPRAERVLVVGLGSGVTLGSTLSHPAGAIDCVELESAVVEGSRFFDAQSGAPLRDPRVRLVVNDARNHLLLSREPYDVIISEPSNPWVAGAASLFTRDFFSLARSRLGPDGVFCQWVQLYELTAEDFRSILRGFASVFPGVHVFRIASDAIVIGTNGRAPFPLDAILRHANPRVLADLERIGIRTPDDLLAHYWVGGQELRARLGRGPANTDDNMRIEFAAPLRMLSRRKAEQEAQARELASMFADGTTGIARQVRLPMDQGLQSLFWARLAAAAVAQGYPDVAGVYAGRSLALKRNPLAARAAGEALGLADRQDEARAWLAAAARDFPQDAGLRRALLELGRTAADWPAVRRHAQVLLDRDPDDRTARLRLGESLLRLGDPGAALLVLTPLAPARWNNGVAGAVAGDTEFDDFAYLLGAALHLSGDSDAAVAPLREHLRAHPADRAARTLLADALGRAGRRPEEAAERRRLEPDAARKAADRLAQARSGWSFTPPDRLIALLEDARALDPANDEVPPLLARARALAGDRGAAAAILEDYLETHPDRPWAIGFLGELESAGSDPERGRLLAERYVALTGHAWEPLGP
- a CDS encoding HNH endonuclease signature motif containing protein, whose protein sequence is MADALTGDDGGRSLGRVAALLVARIASADSLAVWVALARRVPIRALRDSVRAARAAGSDWPADGGARTLDSEASPEDDTQRAADTEGPPDDGLDDLSDRALVTIPLPSPLLAAFDEVVDLYRCVEGREASVTSFVEALVGEACSAGFPPDADCQPMKVSPDPAVVETALARSTDNWSHLPSTSPASWSLALAGVSLARLRDVESVAGTGGAAELDGQILALLVLEEELVARLAMVLTDLAERGAWSLLRFAGVGHYAEERLGVSRTSAEDRVRAVRSLRQFPVLRAACEAGRIGFEATLLILKILGRGPVAADLERAWVARAEEATVKRLRDEARALGRTRSLRAAGLAGAVRPEPLDDAAWHESLRRESGTARERVQRFGTAAAERPSPDVFLRLRLPHELAGDFLGVIEAFRERLSKTTDSVPWDEPWPDAHAAPSMVAARTFSVRSRRLPAWVGLLALLEDFVHTWDPPHRIAGASASARAGAPKRPGDPVYSRAGWRCSAPGCTSRKNLDDHHVVYRSRRGGNGLDNRICACRFHHYLGEHGELASCCGKAPLGILWRLGKKDVGVWYRNERRVDAPTPEFRPGRTRATCDPNEVLRNPG
- a CDS encoding chloride channel protein; amino-acid sequence: MEERRLTRLRMFADWRPFVSLLHRPPGEKRFLLLVPLTGVVTGLASVALIRLLGLFQGLFWGSRHEILEHALALPLWHRFLVPTLGGAMIGLIVFMTREPVGGHGTTALIEAVAQRGGVLHLGRSLLKAAATIITVGTGGSLGREGPLIRVGAALGSVLGRRFHLAGNRLNILLGCGAAAGIAAAYNAPIGGALFALEVILGNFALESFGPIVVAAAIGTVISRHLISAYPAYHPPDYSTLTSGWELWHYLLMGILIGVASSLFILALRGAEKGFKRLPLPEWAKPVAGFALLGLIGAFVPHVFGNGYDTTNHVLLDDGVVPLSLVIVLPLLKLAATALTAGSGGSGGLFTPTLFIGSTLGYVYGAWCHESFPLATSVPGAYALVGMGAMIAGTTQVPLTSIMIIFELTGDYEVILPLMVACTGAVVVSRLLHRESIYTESLIERGVRLGGRMEELVMDTIQVRDLMRSACAPVNELESVGVVMKRLLEEGRKELFVVGEDGRLLGAITLGDLSEPLRNPEAAQTLRARDVMYTDVPVLREGDLLSVAIGRWKQVSRDRLPVVDSPESRRLVGELSAGDIIAVYSQEVLHKEARLARFDRRGPGERPQTTFVELPGEYVVAMVMLPESFPGMTLRELGARQRFGVNIIELKRALPGGRERRIMPDPNTELKPGDGLIVVGRPAEIARLGDPISLAEIAAAHQVPAPPDTSRPPGG
- a CDS encoding MATE family efflux transporter — encoded protein: MTSPDSRSGRAAGHAPSSILKMAAPLILSFQMRSLFTFVDLAFAATLGDAAIAAVGGLSFPYEILMIACWVGLSTGLTANLSQAMGRRQGARIEQILAVSRRTVWTLVPVFSAIALYIYFGAYRMGLDPALARQFSIYGSVLIGGSAFTSFWSIIPDSIIKAHHDTRSTMWAGIWSNLINVGLNAIFLFVFHWGVFGIALSTVLGRLGGLVYALRKAAAHEAARQASGLDSDPARDPAPLRSLMSLAVPAVLTYGLMAVETALVNWLLARQPGATESIAAYGIFSRVLQFAAMPIIASAVAVLPFVARRFGEGAIEAIRKGMRQITLAAALYCVAVVTPALLLGGPRLARALAESARTAELATVALRFCPLACLVMVPFVLCRPAFEGLQRGRPGLTMAVFRYLLLTIPCAFLGMRAAAALSVEPLYGLLGGLVIASSVSSSVFLTWLGRSLRRLEGPGAGTNSA